The window TACTGGACATTGGGGAATCCTGCCGCTATGACCCACCCAACGGCGTCCTCCGCTTCTCAAGGTGGCCCAGGCGGCGGTGCGCAGATGGCGGAGAGTCTGAACCAGCTTATCGAACAATTGCGAAAAAAGTTGGAGCAGAACCCGAATGATGCAGTCGGGTGGGGGTTGCTTGCTCGATCTTATATGGCGATGGAGCGGTATGCGGATGCGGTGCCAATTTTTGAACGGGCGACAAAGCTTGATCCTGACAATGCCAGTCTTCTGGCTGACTATGCCGATGCCCTCGCCGTGCACCAGGGGCGGAAGCTTGAGGGTAGGCCGGAAACGTTGATCCAAAAGGCGTTGAAGCTTGATCCTCATAACGTTAAGGCCCTGATGTTATCGGGAACGATTGCCTACAACCGGAAAGACTTCGCACGGGCGGCGAAGGAATGGGAGGATGCCCACACCTACCTTCCTCCCGACGATCAGGAATCTGCGGATCAGTTGAAGGCCAGCATCGCCGAAGCCAAGCGTCGTCTTGGTAGTCCCGGTATGAATATGATGGTGGCGAATCCGCCAATGGAGGCAGCCAAGCCTGCTAAACCAGCAGCGCAATCCGGGCAGTCTCGTGCAATTACAGGGAAGGTAATATTGGGGCCGAACCTGGCGAGCAAGGGTTCTCTGCCGGACACCTTATTTGTGTTTGCCAAGGATGTGGCTGGTCCACCCATGCCGGTCTCGATTGTGAGGGCATCAAGAAAGGATCTCCCATTTACATTCCGGCTTGATGACTCTACCAGCCCGATGCCGTCAAGAAAGCTATCGGATATCGACA is drawn from Nitrospira sp. and contains these coding sequences:
- the ccmI gene encoding c-type cytochrome biogenesis protein CcmI; protein product: MTATFWAIVSAMTLAILGIVLRPLLMRQSTVTNEQEKKLPVYRQQFSELEQDLASGLLTDDQYQAARSELERRVLEETGSTEPSTMTTGGLVNLRLVALSLAMIIPASSGVLYWTLGNPAAMTHPTASSASQGGPGGGAQMAESLNQLIEQLRKKLEQNPNDAVGWGLLARSYMAMERYADAVPIFERATKLDPDNASLLADYADALAVHQGRKLEGRPETLIQKALKLDPHNVKALMLSGTIAYNRKDFARAAKEWEDAHTYLPPDDQESADQLKASIAEAKRRLGSPGMNMMVANPPMEAAKPAKPAAQSGQSRAITGKVILGPNLASKGSLPDTLFVFAKDVAGPPMPVSIVRASRKDLPFTFRLDDSTSPMPSRKLSDIDTVVIVARLSKSGKAMPESGDLEGMSQPIKPGAENITVVIDRERP